A region from the Desulfovibrio sp. Huiquan2017 genome encodes:
- a CDS encoding tetratricopeptide repeat protein, protein MGVVDDYPAILGVYSLQLEADVGTGGTSVRHDNITYWYARQLSPEQFEIQPLNAHHVPSGVRSILTELDFLRQYTPEPSYYRLHTVPALETLRRKIEMGQEAFLTGNLDEAERQFLKALMIDDKNIEANYGLGEVYSKKKDFDKLKKVLDTLLGLDEAFTFEFRQKFNSFGISLRKHGHYDESIRYYEKSLEIVDTDENVYFNLARVYYEKGHSDHCVSNLERALKINPAFSEAQKFLEYCQKHA, encoded by the coding sequence GTGGGGGTCGTGGACGACTATCCGGCTATTCTGGGTGTATATTCATTGCAGCTCGAAGCAGATGTGGGCACCGGCGGTACATCGGTCAGGCACGACAACATCACCTACTGGTATGCCCGCCAACTCTCCCCGGAGCAATTCGAGATCCAGCCCCTGAACGCTCATCATGTGCCTTCGGGAGTACGCAGCATCCTCACCGAACTGGACTTCCTCAGGCAATACACCCCGGAGCCGAGCTACTACCGGCTGCACACGGTCCCGGCCCTGGAAACCCTGCGCCGCAAAATCGAGATGGGCCAGGAAGCCTTTCTCACGGGCAACCTGGACGAGGCCGAGCGGCAATTCCTCAAGGCCCTGATGATCGACGACAAGAACATCGAGGCCAACTACGGCCTGGGCGAGGTCTACTCCAAGAAAAAGGACTTCGACAAGCTCAAGAAAGTCCTCGACACCCTGCTCGGCCTGGACGAGGCGTTCACCTTCGAATTCCGCCAGAAATTCAACTCCTTCGGTATATCCCTGCGCAAGCACGGCCACTACGACGAATCCATCCGCTATTACGAGAAATCCCTGGAGATCGTGGATACCGACGAGAATGTCTACTTCAACCTGGCCCGCGTCTATTATGAGAAAGGACACAGCGACCACTGTGTCAGCAATCTCGAGCGGGCCCTGAAGATCAACCCGGCCTTCTCCGAGGCCCAGAAGTTCCTCGAATACTGCCAAAAACACGCCTAG
- a CDS encoding carbohydrate ABC transporter permease: MTARKLTPGNVFLYGALVLLALFFLMPAYMAVVTALKVPSEISLPTAWDWPSVINWSSFTQAIEKLRPDFVNSIILTICGTIGSTMLGSLNGYVFSKWKFKGSDVIFTLFLFGMFIPYQVILIPLFQTLRAMNLYGGLPGLILAHIVYGLPITSLIFRNFYAQIPTALIESARLDGAGFFSIYLRIVFPLSIPGFVVTSLWQFTQIWNEFLWGICLTRHTANPITVGLANLAGGQAVTWNLPMAGSIIAALPVLAIYIFLGRYFIRGLLAGSVKE, encoded by the coding sequence ATGACCGCCCGGAAACTCACCCCCGGCAACGTATTCCTCTACGGGGCCCTGGTCCTGCTGGCGCTCTTCTTCCTTATGCCCGCCTACATGGCGGTCGTGACCGCGCTCAAGGTGCCGTCGGAAATCAGCCTGCCCACGGCCTGGGACTGGCCGTCGGTGATCAACTGGTCCAGCTTCACCCAGGCCATCGAGAAGCTCAGGCCCGACTTCGTCAACTCCATCATCCTGACCATCTGCGGCACCATCGGCTCCACGATGCTCGGCTCACTCAACGGCTATGTCTTCTCCAAGTGGAAGTTCAAGGGCTCGGACGTGATCTTCACGCTGTTCCTGTTCGGGATGTTTATCCCGTATCAGGTCATCCTGATCCCGCTCTTCCAAACCCTGCGGGCCATGAACCTGTATGGCGGCCTGCCCGGCCTGATCCTGGCCCATATCGTCTACGGCCTGCCGATCACCTCGCTCATCTTCCGCAACTTCTACGCCCAGATTCCCACGGCTCTGATCGAGTCGGCCCGGCTGGACGGTGCGGGGTTCTTTTCCATCTACCTGCGCATCGTCTTCCCCCTGTCCATTCCCGGCTTCGTGGTCACGTCCTTGTGGCAGTTCACCCAGATCTGGAACGAGTTCCTCTGGGGCATCTGCCTGACCAGACACACGGCCAACCCCATCACCGTGGGCCTGGCCAACCTGGCCGGAGGACAGGCCGTGACCTGGAATCTGCCCATGGCCGGTTCCATCATTGCGGCTCTGCCCGTGCTGGCCATCTATATCTTCCTTGGACGATACTTTATTCGTGGACTCCTGGCGGGTTCCGTGAAGGAATAA
- a CDS encoding TadE/TadG family type IV pilus assembly protein gives MQKDRNNGRRAGLAAVETALILPVMFMLIMAVIESGNAVYAWATVQKAAQIGARFAATGRGADAGTRLQDIIQATEAGLTTLKQSNIAITVRSWPDVRASGDGIDNDPGAPCQLAEVAVVYNYEPFTPLVSPLLPDTIPLRGFDRKVNEPWKPCD, from the coding sequence ATGCAGAAAGATCGCAATAATGGACGCCGCGCCGGACTGGCCGCCGTGGAAACGGCCCTTATCCTGCCCGTCATGTTCATGCTGATCATGGCCGTGATCGAAAGCGGCAATGCCGTCTATGCCTGGGCCACCGTGCAGAAGGCCGCCCAGATCGGCGCGCGCTTCGCGGCCACCGGCCGGGGCGCGGACGCGGGCACCCGTCTCCAAGATATCATCCAGGCCACCGAGGCCGGGCTGACCACCCTGAAACAATCCAACATTGCGATCACCGTCCGCTCCTGGCCTGACGTGCGGGCTTCCGGGGACGGCATCGACAACGATCCCGGCGCTCCCTGCCAATTGGCCGAAGTGGCCGTGGTCTACAATTACGAGCCCTTCACCCCGCTGGTCAGCCCCCTGCTGCCCGACACCATCCCGCTCCGGGGCTTCGACCGCAAGGTCAACGAACCTTGGAAGCCGTGCGACTGA